From a region of the Nonlabens sp. Hel1_33_55 genome:
- a CDS encoding oligosaccharide flippase family protein, translated as MTAIILKLKRTLSPQQIFMASAFIVNAGNYAYNLMLGRLLGPRAFADAVILITLLLVLSFVAMTFQLTVAKYMVELHSRNQNNFIQQAYKYALMFGLVLGAAVVIFAPELQSLFQTESSLMFTIFGAAVPLYFIMSVNRGKLQGDQSFVELSMTYQLEMLWRLGLTFAFLLFLSINPAIAVSISIAISFIAGLFPFKKVRRASFLKFDLTVAEKKNILRFFLLTAFYELTQIVCNNSDILMVKHYFDSYDAGLYSSLALIGRVVYFVTWMFVMLLLPAVIESRKQGKNPVPVLKKYVGYITALSAVIVSFTFLFPEFAVQLLFGEEYLSIAPLLGWYALATSFFAVSNIFAYYFLSLDHYKPVIIAGVFGLLQVYAISLFHDSLFQVTMAQVLVMSSLLMVQLGYFMIHHGYLKKANRLESTTHLH; from the coding sequence ATGACTGCCATCATACTCAAGCTTAAAAGAACTTTATCACCCCAACAAATATTCATGGCGAGCGCCTTTATCGTGAATGCTGGCAATTATGCCTATAATCTCATGCTAGGCAGATTGCTGGGACCACGTGCTTTTGCAGACGCCGTTATTCTCATCACATTGTTGCTGGTGTTGTCCTTTGTGGCTATGACCTTTCAACTTACCGTCGCAAAATATATGGTAGAACTGCACAGCAGGAACCAGAATAATTTTATCCAGCAGGCTTATAAATATGCGCTTATGTTCGGCTTGGTGCTTGGTGCTGCGGTCGTCATTTTTGCTCCAGAACTGCAATCACTATTTCAAACCGAATCCAGTTTGATGTTCACCATTTTTGGTGCGGCCGTACCGCTCTACTTTATCATGAGCGTCAATCGTGGTAAACTGCAAGGTGATCAATCCTTTGTGGAATTATCGATGACGTATCAACTCGAGATGCTTTGGCGGTTGGGACTCACTTTTGCATTTCTTTTATTTTTATCGATCAATCCTGCAATTGCCGTTTCCATTTCAATCGCTATCTCTTTCATTGCGGGACTGTTTCCTTTCAAAAAAGTACGCAGAGCCTCATTTTTGAAATTTGATCTCACCGTAGCAGAGAAGAAGAACATTTTGCGATTTTTTCTTCTTACCGCTTTTTATGAACTGACCCAAATCGTTTGCAACAACAGCGATATTTTAATGGTCAAGCATTACTTTGACTCTTATGATGCGGGACTATATTCATCACTCGCCTTGATAGGTAGAGTCGTGTATTTCGTTACCTGGATGTTCGTTATGTTGTTGCTGCCAGCGGTCATTGAATCGCGTAAGCAAGGAAAGAATCCCGTTCCGGTTTTGAAAAAATACGTGGGTTACATAACGGCATTGTCAGCAGTTATCGTGAGTTTCACCTTTTTATTCCCAGAATTTGCCGTGCAGTTATTATTCGGTGAGGAATATTTGAGCATCGCACCCTTATTGGGCTGGTATGCTCTGGCGACGTCCTTTTTTGCGGTCTCTAACATATTTGCCTATTATTTCCTGTCGTTGGATCATTACAAGCCTGTTATCATTGCGGGAGTTTTCGGTTTGCTACAAGTTTACGCGATCAGCCTGTTTCACGATTCCTTATTTCAAGTCACCATGGCGCAGGTGCTGGTGATGTCCTCATTGCTCATGGTGCAGTTAGGGTATTTTATGATCCACCATGGCTATCTCAAAAAAGCTAATCGGCTGGAATCTACCACTCATCTACACTAG
- a CDS encoding tetratricopeptide repeat protein gives MKIISFLAIVFIASFGFAQDMNTGFQLLEQGNYVQARDFFEEVLEKHPENKTARLCYGRALGLSGKTIEAKRLFIELQKDYPTDFEVALNYAESLLWNKDFAEAEGVYENLVKQDSASFPAILGYANTLSNLKKYDNALIYVNNALELQPKNQNAAISKKYMQLGKASQQITNEQVDDAIVTLKNNLTLFPKDADTQNALANAYIAIKNYDLAATTYSGMADSLSLLTGQSLVAHLLKKDKLALQYAVEGSAFAKAKFQQDSVTHKKTLLAANERYIQALIWNNKYPEAREVIASTEAACGTSNRLDALKATLGMYTGTFAKSISYYKAILEKDSTSFDGNLGIANAYRAQGNLDLARNYALKTLGFYPNQPDARALLAALRNGLAPVLNTIGSYTSDNGNNEAYAAGVNAVIPFSDRFRSVFNYSYRTTENTGNGSMAYNTNASIGAHYRVHNNTWVESTLGFVKANADQNDYTDVNGSVFVKSRPWALQYLEVGYSRELQNFNADLIDEKIFMNNYSLNYNMGTNINLGWYTGLMHTQQTDGNSRNLLFTSLYYTFTKSPALKGGVNYQYLSYKDQVPTLYFSPSKYQAVELFADFSGTSENWTYSANAAGGYQFIEDEEATTLYRLEANLSYAISQRFQAGTYGKYSNTASATAAGFEFMELGVKLRWQILDGPLFKF, from the coding sequence ATGAAAATCATTAGTTTTTTAGCAATCGTATTCATCGCAAGCTTCGGGTTTGCCCAAGACATGAACACCGGTTTCCAATTATTGGAACAAGGCAATTATGTTCAGGCTCGGGACTTTTTTGAGGAAGTGCTGGAAAAGCATCCAGAAAACAAAACCGCTCGTCTATGTTATGGTAGAGCGTTAGGCTTAAGCGGTAAAACAATAGAGGCAAAAAGATTGTTTATTGAGCTTCAAAAGGATTACCCAACCGATTTTGAAGTAGCACTCAACTATGCCGAATCCCTATTATGGAACAAAGACTTCGCAGAGGCAGAAGGTGTTTATGAAAATCTTGTAAAGCAAGATTCCGCCAGCTTCCCAGCCATATTGGGTTATGCCAATACCTTATCGAATCTTAAGAAATACGACAACGCTCTCATATACGTCAACAACGCACTGGAATTGCAACCTAAGAACCAGAACGCTGCCATCTCTAAAAAATACATGCAACTGGGCAAAGCTTCCCAACAAATCACCAATGAGCAAGTGGATGACGCCATCGTCACTCTAAAAAATAACCTCACGCTGTTCCCTAAAGATGCAGATACTCAAAATGCTTTAGCTAACGCCTACATCGCTATTAAGAATTACGACTTAGCTGCCACAACATACTCAGGCATGGCAGATAGTTTGAGCCTGTTAACAGGTCAATCGCTGGTGGCTCATCTACTGAAAAAGGACAAACTCGCCTTGCAATATGCTGTTGAAGGTTCCGCTTTCGCGAAAGCGAAATTCCAACAAGATTCCGTAACCCATAAAAAGACGTTGCTAGCAGCTAACGAACGTTACATACAAGCCTTGATCTGGAACAACAAGTATCCAGAAGCAAGAGAAGTCATCGCCAGCACAGAAGCGGCTTGTGGCACGAGCAATAGACTGGACGCATTGAAAGCGACGTTGGGAATGTACACAGGAACCTTTGCCAAAAGTATCTCCTACTACAAAGCTATTCTTGAAAAAGACAGCACCTCATTTGACGGGAACCTAGGCATCGCCAACGCCTATAGAGCACAAGGAAATCTGGATCTTGCTAGAAATTACGCCTTGAAAACGCTGGGCTTTTATCCGAATCAGCCAGATGCTCGTGCCTTATTGGCAGCCTTGAGAAATGGACTCGCTCCTGTTTTGAATACGATAGGATCCTACACCAGTGATAATGGTAATAATGAGGCATATGCTGCAGGTGTTAACGCAGTGATTCCGTTTTCTGACCGATTCAGATCTGTTTTTAATTATTCGTATAGAACTACAGAAAATACAGGCAATGGTTCCATGGCATACAATACCAATGCCTCCATTGGAGCGCATTACCGCGTTCATAATAATACTTGGGTAGAAAGCACGCTGGGTTTTGTAAAAGCTAACGCAGATCAAAATGATTATACTGATGTCAATGGGTCTGTCTTTGTAAAATCAAGACCATGGGCGTTGCAATATCTGGAAGTAGGCTACAGCCGTGAACTGCAAAACTTTAATGCGGACTTGATTGACGAGAAGATCTTTATGAACAACTACTCGCTCAATTACAATATGGGAACCAACATCAATCTGGGCTGGTACACCGGTTTAATGCACACACAACAAACGGATGGAAACTCGAGAAATCTATTATTCACATCGTTGTACTACACCTTTACGAAGTCACCAGCGCTAAAAGGTGGTGTGAACTACCAGTACTTGAGTTACAAAGATCAGGTGCCTACCCTTTACTTTAGCCCTTCAAAGTATCAAGCGGTAGAGCTTTTTGCAGACTTTAGCGGTACATCAGAAAACTGGACCTACAGCGCTAACGCAGCTGGTGGATATCAATTCATAGAAGATGAAGAGGCGACAACTTTGTATCGTCTAGAAGCTAATTTGAGTTATGCGATAAGCCAGCGATTTCAGGCAGGTACTTATGGAAAATACAGCAACACAGCGAGCGCGACAGCAGCCGGTTTTGAGTTCATGGAGCTAGGCGTCAAGTTGAGATGGCAAATACTAGATGGACCTTTATTCAAGTTCTAA
- a CDS encoding glycoside hydrolase family 2 TIM barrel-domain containing protein, whose protein sequence is MKKNKALYRILIVAGFLALFSGVLFGISQLLAYLNTGADRSTMLHLDLERENYYVPEVVWKSIENPGRPMKPANKDKIEQDYLDAWFVKNQALLTGDDAGIYDHYTKSARAKVRELISYNAGENISIESTTLSHHLTLDFYSADGTLAVLTDREVRGVEQLYQNDEFIIQREFNNDYRIILLLEDGFWRVRHFELLETHPIEESALVISDEIKNLAGLNYYPQDSPWDTFGENFDSSQIATDFKVIQDLNLNTIRIFLSYKDFKISENSNEKMQRLKILLDQAEKADLKVMVTLFDFYGDYGIQDWTLTNSYLKNIVDHIKDHPAVYAWDIKNEPDLDYKSREKRKVNAWLSQTMTRLKEMDSIHPVTIGWSTAAAAINLENQVDVVSYHYYKDLEDLSKTHQELKSKTKKPIVLQEIGWSSYHGFWNPFGMDKEDQAEKYTEFFTTQKRDSINYLSWTLYDFEEVPSSVAGSRPWRVNKQKHFGLIATDGKKKPSYQSFKDQ, encoded by the coding sequence TTGAAAAAGAATAAAGCCTTGTATCGCATATTGATCGTGGCGGGTTTTCTGGCGCTATTTTCTGGAGTCCTCTTCGGGATTAGTCAGCTGTTGGCCTATTTGAATACGGGAGCCGACCGTTCTACCATGTTACATCTGGATCTGGAACGGGAAAATTACTACGTGCCTGAGGTCGTTTGGAAATCTATTGAAAACCCAGGAAGACCAATGAAACCAGCCAATAAAGATAAAATAGAACAAGATTATCTGGACGCTTGGTTTGTGAAAAATCAGGCTCTGTTGACTGGTGATGATGCTGGAATCTATGACCATTATACCAAAAGCGCCAGAGCTAAGGTACGCGAACTCATTTCCTACAACGCAGGTGAGAACATCAGTATTGAATCTACTACCTTGAGCCATCATCTCACGCTAGACTTTTACAGCGCAGACGGTACACTAGCGGTTTTAACCGATCGTGAAGTACGTGGCGTGGAACAGCTCTATCAAAATGATGAATTTATTATCCAACGAGAATTTAATAATGATTATCGCATCATTCTATTGTTGGAAGATGGTTTCTGGAGAGTGCGTCATTTTGAACTATTGGAAACGCATCCCATTGAAGAAAGTGCTTTAGTAATTTCTGATGAAATCAAAAACCTAGCAGGATTGAATTATTACCCGCAAGACAGTCCTTGGGATACTTTTGGAGAAAACTTTGACTCCTCACAAATCGCTACTGATTTTAAGGTTATTCAAGACTTGAACTTAAATACCATCAGAATATTCCTTAGCTATAAAGATTTCAAAATCAGCGAAAACTCCAATGAGAAAATGCAAAGACTCAAGATATTATTGGATCAGGCAGAAAAAGCCGATTTAAAAGTGATGGTCACCCTATTTGACTTTTACGGTGATTATGGCATTCAAGACTGGACCTTGACTAATTCCTACCTTAAAAATATTGTAGATCACATTAAAGACCATCCAGCCGTTTATGCTTGGGACATTAAAAATGAACCTGATCTGGATTATAAATCTCGAGAAAAACGCAAGGTGAATGCATGGCTTTCACAAACCATGACGCGATTAAAAGAAATGGATTCCATCCATCCAGTGACTATAGGTTGGTCAACAGCTGCCGCGGCAATTAATTTAGAAAATCAAGTAGATGTGGTTTCTTACCACTATTATAAGGATCTAGAAGATTTGTCCAAAACGCATCAAGAATTGAAGTCAAAAACCAAAAAACCTATTGTTTTACAAGAAATAGGTTGGTCTAGCTATCATGGTTTTTGGAATCCGTTTGGGATGGATAAAGAAGATCAAGCCGAGAAATACACGGAGTTTTTTACAACGCAAAAGAGAGACAGCATCAACTATCTCTCTTGGACCTTATACGATTTTGAAGAAGTTCCTTCCAGCGTTGCTGGTTCCCGACCATGGCGTGTCAATAAGCAAAAGCACTTTGGACTTATTGCTACGGATGGGAAGAAGAAACCTAGCTACCAATCCTTCAAGGATCAATAG
- a CDS encoding glycosyltransferase has product MKLAIVTAYPPSKVTLNEYAYHLVKHFRQQEEVTELVLLTDTTPEDADLNFEENGCKITVKQCWKFNSMRNVISIAKAINSSQPDAVLYNLQFMKFGDKKIPAALGLFSPWVTKLMKVKTIVLLHNIMEAVDLSSAGFTENKWKAKVFNFIGETLTRVVLQADQVAVTIQKYVDILEEKYAADNCILIPHGTFEIPAEPDYILPEGPMKIMTFGKFGTYKKVEVMIEAVEKVRQSTGRDLEIVIAGTDNPNVPGYLDSMKEKYSHVPQLTFTGYVEEEEVPVIFRESAMVVFPYTSTTGSSGVLHQAGSYGKAVVMPDLGDLSTLMKDEGYMAELFLPSNVDSLALSIKKFVLDTEYRNHVAKVNYEAATAMPMSVITKKYIHAFEGQGAIKTAALKVAA; this is encoded by the coding sequence ATGAAACTTGCCATCGTCACCGCTTACCCGCCTAGTAAAGTAACCTTGAATGAATATGCTTATCATTTGGTCAAACACTTTCGTCAGCAGGAAGAAGTAACAGAACTCGTTTTACTCACGGACACTACACCTGAAGATGCTGACCTAAATTTTGAGGAAAATGGATGTAAAATAACAGTCAAACAATGCTGGAAATTTAATTCCATGCGGAACGTAATTTCCATCGCCAAAGCCATTAATTCCAGCCAGCCTGATGCCGTATTGTACAACCTACAATTCATGAAATTTGGCGATAAGAAGATTCCAGCTGCATTAGGCTTGTTCTCTCCATGGGTAACCAAATTAATGAAGGTGAAAACGATTGTTCTTTTGCACAACATCATGGAAGCTGTCGACTTAAGCAGCGCCGGATTTACCGAAAACAAATGGAAGGCCAAAGTATTCAATTTCATTGGTGAAACGCTTACTAGAGTAGTGCTACAAGCAGATCAGGTTGCAGTGACGATACAGAAATATGTGGATATTCTTGAAGAGAAATATGCGGCAGACAATTGTATTTTGATTCCGCATGGTACGTTTGAAATCCCAGCCGAACCAGATTATATTTTGCCAGAAGGTCCTATGAAGATTATGACTTTTGGAAAATTTGGGACCTACAAAAAAGTAGAGGTAATGATAGAAGCCGTAGAGAAAGTACGACAGTCCACCGGCAGGGATCTTGAAATCGTGATCGCAGGAACAGATAATCCCAATGTACCTGGATATTTAGATAGCATGAAGGAGAAATACAGCCACGTTCCACAACTAACTTTTACCGGCTATGTAGAGGAAGAAGAAGTTCCCGTGATATTTAGAGAAAGCGCTATGGTCGTGTTTCCTTACACTTCTACTACGGGAAGTTCTGGAGTGTTGCACCAGGCAGGAAGCTATGGTAAGGCTGTTGTGATGCCAGATCTAGGAGATCTAAGCACACTTATGAAGGATGAAGGTTATATGGCTGAATTGTTTCTTCCATCAAATGTGGATTCACTGGCCTTATCCATCAAAAAATTCGTTTTAGATACCGAATATAGAAACCATGTTGCCAAGGTGAATTATGAAGCTGCAACCGCAATGCCCATGTCAGTAATTACAAAAAAGTATATTCATGCTTTTGAAGGTCAAGGTGCGATTAAAACAGCAGCACTAAAAGTTGCAGCCTGA